In a genomic window of Sulfurimonas denitrificans DSM 1251:
- a CDS encoding precorrin-2 dehydrogenase/sirohydrochlorin ferrochelatase family protein: protein MSYFPAFLNLEDKRVLLVGGGVVAYTKLSHLLDFTSNISIISLDLSSEIRALSKKKNLHVMQRAYSKGDIANFDIVIVAVDNISLQAEIFEESKRYNCLCSCVDSTKYTHFIFGSYIKKDDLTIAISTSGSSPALAKQLKKYFLKLIPSDIGIFLQEMKILRETLPKGKERMQMLQRRAEDYMKKWSN from the coding sequence TTGAGCTATTTTCCCGCCTTTTTAAACCTTGAAGATAAAAGAGTCCTACTTGTTGGCGGCGGAGTGGTTGCCTACACAAAACTCTCTCATCTTTTGGACTTTACCTCAAATATCTCTATAATTTCGCTGGATTTATCTAGTGAAATTAGAGCGCTATCAAAAAAGAAAAATCTACATGTGATGCAAAGAGCTTATAGCAAGGGCGATATAGCAAATTTTGATATTGTGATTGTTGCGGTTGATAACATTTCTCTACAAGCAGAGATTTTTGAGGAGTCAAAACGTTATAATTGTTTATGCAGTTGTGTTGATTCTACAAAATATACTCATTTTATATTTGGTTCTTATATAAAAAAAGATGATTTAACCATCGCAATATCAACATCTGGATCATCTCCTGCGCTCGCAAAGCAGTTAAAAAAATATTTTTTGAAGTTGATTCCCTCTGATATAGGTATTTTTTTGCAAGAGATGAAAATATTAAGAGAGACTTTGCCAAAAGGCAAGGAGAGAATGCAAATGCTCCAAAGAAGAGCAGAAGATTATATGAAAAAATGGAGTAATTAG
- a CDS encoding MFS transporter has translation MDKFSSHVKNILHGFFLAIGTTIAEPSTILPLIVNYFGGSSMLVGFFASLLRGGAVMVQLFAAFHAQSYKLMMPYLRRIFFVRFFSWFFIGVSIIIFGENYPNITLFSIGLGLFIFSFSAGFAAIYFREIMAKIFTHKFRGKTMAYRQFFSALGGLLSGALAAWILESFEAPQSYGYLFVISSFIMALGYISFSLVEEPIKEEVSKKESSFGKFLKNSYVILKADKNFQIQVTTFLLAYGYLIALPFIILDAQQKIDLDGVAIGWLITTQMVGAMLSNFLWGNLSGRGKNVLTAKVAILAQILAITLAFSASSLYEYMLIFFLVGASMDGNRIASSNLILKIAPADKRPVYIALQMNIVSLGMFFSILGGVILHFFNYTLLYSLSLGVLFMALLFSLKLKETALEV, from the coding sequence ATGGATAAATTCTCAAGCCATGTAAAAAACATTCTACATGGTTTCTTTTTAGCAATTGGAACAACAATCGCCGAACCATCCACAATCCTGCCTCTTATTGTAAACTATTTTGGGGGAAGCTCCATGCTCGTTGGATTTTTCGCCTCTCTTCTTAGAGGTGGAGCAGTTATGGTTCAGCTCTTTGCCGCTTTTCACGCTCAGAGCTACAAGCTGATGATGCCATACCTTCGCAGAATCTTTTTTGTAAGATTTTTTTCATGGTTTTTCATAGGGGTATCAATTATCATTTTTGGTGAGAATTACCCTAATATAACTCTTTTTTCAATAGGACTGGGGCTTTTCATCTTCTCTTTTAGCGCAGGCTTTGCTGCTATATATTTTAGAGAAATTATGGCAAAAATATTTACTCATAAGTTTCGTGGCAAGACTATGGCGTATCGCCAGTTCTTTAGTGCGCTAGGTGGGCTATTAAGTGGAGCGTTAGCTGCTTGGATATTAGAGTCATTTGAAGCTCCACAAAGCTATGGATATCTTTTTGTAATTAGCTCTTTTATCATGGCACTCGGATATATATCTTTCTCTTTAGTCGAGGAGCCTATCAAAGAGGAAGTCTCAAAAAAAGAGAGTAGTTTTGGCAAATTTTTGAAAAACTCTTATGTTATTTTAAAGGCAGATAAAAACTTTCAAATTCAAGTCACTACTTTTCTTTTAGCTTACGGATACTTAATAGCTCTGCCTTTTATTATCCTTGATGCACAGCAAAAGATAGATTTAGATGGTGTGGCAATTGGTTGGCTTATAACAACACAGATGGTTGGAGCGATGCTTAGTAATTTTTTATGGGGCAATCTCAGCGGACGTGGAAAGAATGTGCTTACCGCAAAAGTTGCAATTCTTGCTCAAATTCTTGCAATAACTTTAGCTTTTAGTGCATCTTCGCTTTATGAGTACATGTTAATTTTCTTTTTAGTTGGGGCATCAATGGATGGAAACCGCATAGCTTCTAGCAATCTAATACTTAAAATTGCACCAGCAGACAAAAGACCTGTCTATATAGCTCTTCAGATGAATATTGTATCTTTAGGGATGTTTTTCTCAATTTTAGGAGGGGTAATTTTACACTTTTTTAACTATACGCTACTCTACTCATTATCACTTGGAGTCTTATTTATGGCGTTACTTTTCTCGCTTAAGCTCAAAGAGACTGCTTTGGAAGTTTAA
- a CDS encoding glycosyl transferase: protein MDFFKYIHAVGTGEKGNRNLTQAEAKDMMEQILKQEVHPEQAAAFLLGWRLKPETTDEFRGVVDACDGFIKRAPVANSIELGYPFDGKANNPFIFPLVAKVLKESALELVVVGDDLAPAKAGITLKEVATSIELNKNIHYFDRANFFKEMHDLTQMRMRLGLRTGINTIEKLTRVASSEFAITGVFHKPYVKKYVEVFSDKYKRFALIQGNEGTPELFSKGRLWLVNGEDVQEMIIDPEYFGINYTKSWEKITLEESIEQVNNPSDEFLKLARLNAAVFMFVAQKANTIEEAYEKLNG from the coding sequence ATGGATTTTTTTAAGTATATACATGCGGTTGGAACAGGCGAAAAAGGCAATAGAAATTTGACTCAAGCAGAGGCAAAGGATATGATGGAGCAAATATTAAAGCAAGAGGTTCATCCAGAACAAGCAGCTGCTTTTTTGCTAGGGTGGCGACTTAAGCCAGAGACAACTGATGAGTTTAGAGGGGTTGTTGATGCTTGTGATGGTTTTATAAAAAGAGCTCCTGTTGCAAACTCTATAGAACTTGGATATCCATTCGATGGAAAAGCAAACAATCCTTTTATTTTCCCTCTTGTAGCAAAAGTGCTTAAAGAGTCTGCGCTGGAGCTTGTTGTAGTTGGCGATGATTTGGCACCTGCTAAAGCTGGAATTACGCTTAAAGAGGTAGCAACAAGTATTGAGTTAAATAAAAATATTCACTATTTTGATAGAGCCAATTTTTTTAAAGAGATGCATGATTTAACGCAGATGCGCATGCGTTTAGGGCTTCGTACAGGTATTAACACTATTGAAAAATTAACAAGAGTTGCTTCTAGCGAATTTGCAATTACTGGGGTTTTTCATAAGCCTTATGTAAAAAAATATGTAGAAGTTTTTTCAGACAAATATAAAAGATTTGCGCTTATTCAAGGCAATGAAGGAACGCCAGAACTCTTTAGTAAGGGTAGATTATGGCTTGTAAATGGAGAAGATGTCCAAGAGATGATAATAGATCCTGAATATTTTGGTATAAATTATACAAAATCTTGGGAGAAGATAACTCTTGAGGAGTCAATAGAGCAAGTTAACAATCCATCTGATGAGTTTTTAAAATTAGCACGTCTAAATGCTGCTGTTTTCATGTTTGTTGCACAAAAAGCAAATACAATTGAAGAAGCTTACGAAAAATTAAATGGATAA
- a CDS encoding c-type cytochrome: MAKRSVWSDNRFWQRTAAWITGFASVLLIWLTFDTSAQISMGTDADIQNGVTKRVPGPTVINYKITYEMNKKRQHEIPVIGGMNAEGTSAFQEKEKFFGRDDWSEQEAGELLHLGKLASQTKNCMNCHTLLGNGAYYAPDLTKAWLDPAWGPEGSMMGMTSKETKEEAMAEFLQNPSQYPTHARMMPNLGITAEEAKGLVAFLKHMATIDTNGFPRNFGKIQGAVNGK; the protein is encoded by the coding sequence GTGGCTAAAAGATCCGTATGGAGTGATAATCGCTTCTGGCAACGCACAGCAGCTTGGATTACAGGTTTTGCTTCAGTTTTACTTATTTGGTTGACATTTGATACAAGTGCGCAAATATCGATGGGTACTGATGCAGACATACAAAATGGTGTAACAAAAAGGGTTCCAGGACCTACTGTTATTAATTATAAAATCACTTATGAGATGAATAAGAAACGTCAGCATGAAATTCCAGTAATTGGTGGAATGAACGCAGAAGGAACTTCAGCTTTCCAAGAAAAAGAGAAATTCTTTGGTAGAGATGACTGGTCTGAACAAGAGGCTGGCGAATTACTTCACCTTGGTAAATTAGCTTCTCAAACTAAAAACTGTATGAATTGCCATACTTTACTTGGAAATGGTGCATATTATGCTCCAGATTTAACAAAAGCTTGGTTAGATCCAGCATGGGGACCTGAGGGTTCAATGATGGGAATGACGAGTAAAGAGACAAAAGAAGAAGCAATGGCTGAATTCTTACAAAACCCGTCTCAATACCCGACACATGCTCGTATGATGCCAAACCTTGGTATTACTGCTGAAGAGGCTAAGGGTCTAGTTGCTTTCTTAAAACATATGGCAACAATAGATACAAATGGTTTCCCAAGAAACTTTGGAAAAATTCAAGGAGCAGTAAATGGCAAATAG
- a CDS encoding cbb3-type cytochrome c oxidase subunit I, which translates to MANSYLKSESKKLATWYFTVAATLFGAQLLFGLVAAIQYVMPGFLFEILDFSVARMLHINALVVWMVFAMFGSVYWLLPDETGIETVGIGMGKLLFWVFTAAVTVVVLVYLFIQVGPADETSIWFIHEGREYIEAPRWADLGITVVALGFVANLFMTGMKGNRSGIVTVLMADMIAFAGLYLTGMFYTDNISVDQFWWWWVIHLWVEATWEVFVGAIAAYGLITMIGAHRKVVEMWLWIEVSMLFGSGILGLGHHYFWIGTPEYWWEIGALFSALEPLPLVAMFIHVLYDWGKMQGEEDAKGQEISVITNKPAFTWFVLNAFGNFLGAGIWGFFHTLPQVNLYTHGTQFTSAHGHLAFFGAYATILVGMMYLAVQGKNGIKVLNNTKSTVWATSMIVGGVVGMTVALTIAGYSDVIISRAQMGATWAGYFDAQGTTWLVQGMVWRLLMGVVTFVGFLFLAKDLLSIGKATHHVR; encoded by the coding sequence ATGGCAAATAGTTATTTAAAATCTGAATCTAAAAAGTTAGCAACATGGTACTTTACAGTTGCTGCAACTCTTTTTGGAGCACAGTTACTTTTTGGTCTTGTAGCAGCTATCCAGTATGTTATGCCAGGTTTCTTATTTGAAATACTAGATTTCTCTGTAGCTAGAATGTTACACATCAATGCACTTGTTGTATGGATGGTTTTTGCAATGTTTGGTTCTGTTTATTGGTTATTACCTGATGAAACTGGTATTGAAACGGTTGGTATCGGTATGGGTAAACTCCTTTTCTGGGTATTTACTGCAGCCGTAACTGTTGTTGTTCTTGTATATCTATTCATTCAAGTTGGACCTGCTGATGAAACATCAATCTGGTTTATTCATGAAGGTCGTGAGTATATTGAAGCACCACGTTGGGCTGACTTAGGTATTACTGTTGTTGCACTTGGTTTCGTTGCAAACCTTTTCATGACAGGTATGAAAGGAAACCGCTCTGGTATCGTAACTGTTCTTATGGCAGACATGATTGCTTTTGCTGGTCTTTACTTAACAGGTATGTTCTATACTGACAACATTTCAGTTGATCAATTCTGGTGGTGGTGGGTTATTCACCTTTGGGTTGAAGCTACATGGGAAGTTTTTGTTGGTGCAATTGCTGCTTATGGTTTAATTACTATGATTGGTGCACACCGTAAAGTTGTTGAAATGTGGTTATGGATCGAAGTATCAATGTTATTTGGTTCTGGTATCCTTGGTCTTGGTCACCACTACTTCTGGATCGGTACACCTGAGTACTGGTGGGAAATTGGTGCTCTTTTCTCTGCGTTAGAGCCACTTCCACTTGTTGCTATGTTTATCCACGTTCTTTATGACTGGGGAAAAATGCAGGGCGAAGAAGATGCAAAAGGACAGGAAATTTCTGTTATTACAAACAAACCAGCATTTACATGGTTCGTTCTTAATGCATTTGGTAACTTCTTAGGTGCTGGTATCTGGGGATTCTTCCACACATTACCACAAGTAAACCTTTATACGCACGGAACACAGTTTACATCTGCTCACGGACACTTAGCGTTCTTTGGAGCTTATGCAACTATTCTTGTTGGTATGATGTATTTAGCTGTTCAAGGTAAAAACGGTATTAAAGTACTTAACAATACAAAATCAACTGTCTGGGCTACTAGCATGATTGTTGGTGGTGTTGTTGGTATGACTGTTGCACTTACAATTGCTGGTTACTCAGATGTTATTATATCTCGTGCACAAATGGGTGCTACTTGGGCTGGTTACTTTGATGCGCAGGGAACAACTTGGTTGGTACAAGGAATGGTATGGAGACTACTAATGGGTGTTGTTACATTTGTAGGTTTCCTATTCCTAGCTAAAGATTTATTGAGTATCGGTAAAGCTACTCACCACGTAAGATAA